Genomic DNA from Campylobacter concisus:
CGTTAGCAAAAAGTACATCAAATAGCGTATCTTCTTCGCTGTATCCCATAGCTTTAGCCTCTTCAAGCACGCTTGGAAGCGTCACTTTGTCGTTTAGTTTTTTCTCACCCCAAACGTCTTTTAACTTAAAGCGTTTACTAAATTCCATCATCTGCCAAATATCAGGCATCGCTTCACCAACTGGAAGTACTTGCTGTCTCCAGTGTTGTGTTCTTCTCTCAGCATTACCGTAAGCACCCCATTTTTCATAGATCATCGCAGTTGGCAAAATAAGATCAGCTACTTTTGCAGAAATTCCTGGATAAGGATCGCTTACAACGATGAAGTTATCCATCTCACGAGCTGCTTTGATCCAGTGGTTTGCATTTGCAGTATTTTGCCATGGATTATTTACTTGAACCCATATAAATTTAACCTTACCATCTTCAAGATCACGCATCATTTTTACGTAGTGAGAAGCGAGTACGCCACTTAGTGTTCCAGCAGGAAGTTTCCAAATTTTTTCAGTTATCTCTCTATGTTTTGGATTTTCGATAACCATGTCAGCTGGTAAGCGGTGAACAAATGTTCCAACCTCTCTTGCAGTACCACATGCACTTGGTTGACCAGTTAGAGAAAATGCTCCTGAGCCTGGAAGTGCTTGTTTGCCGAGCAAGAAGTGAACCATATAAGCTTGCTCATTTACCCATGTACCACGTTGATGTTGATTAAAGCCCATCGTCCAAAAACTTACGACTTTGCGGTTTTTCTCGATGTAAAGATCAGCAAGTGCTTTTAATTTTTTCTTAAATTCTTCTATATCTTCGTTTGGATCGCCCTTTGCCACCTTTGCAGTAAAGTCAAGCGTGTAAGGCGCAAGAGCTTTTTTAAACTCTTCAAATGTTATTTGCCAATGTGCGCCAGATTTTGCAGCATTTTTATTTTCAAGTGTATCACCAGCTTTTAGTCCAAGATATGCAAGTGTAACACCCTCAGCTTCACTTAGCACCTTTGACTTCTCAGTAGCAGCAGTGTCTAGCTCGCTTGGAGCATATTTTTTATGATTAATGTCTGGACGAAGACCATATCCGATGTCGGCTGGACCGGTTGTAAATACACAGTGTTTTTTAACAAATTCTTCATCGATCATCTCTGGGTGGTTATAAACTATCTCACGAGCGATGTAGTTCCAGATAGCAAGGTCAGATGACGGAGCAAAGATGATCTCTATATCAGCTAAATTTGATGTTCTAGTTGAGTAAGTGCTTAAATTTACAACCTTTACTCTATCAGGATCGCTAAGCTTTCTATCGCTTACGCGTGCCCAAAGTATCGGGTGCATCTCGGCCATATTTGCGCCCCAAGCCACGATAGTATCAGTTAGTTCGATATCATCAAAACAGCCTGATGGCTCATCTATACCAAAAACTTGCATAAAGCCAACAACCGCACTTGCCATGCAGTGTCTTGCGTTTGGATCGATGCTATTGCTTCTAAAGCCAC
This window encodes:
- the napA gene encoding nitrate reductase catalytic subunit NapA, whose translation is MNRREFIKSAAASAACASAGIAVPSSLSAASEAEKGWRWDKAACRFCGTGCGIMVATKEGKIVAVKGDPEAPVNRGLNCIKGYFNAKIMYGEDRITHPLLRVNEKGEFDKKGKFKQVSWKQAFDVMEAQFRKAYDELGPHGIGVLGSGQYTIPEGYAAVKLIKGGFRSNSIDPNARHCMASAVVGFMQVFGIDEPSGCFDDIELTDTIVAWGANMAEMHPILWARVSDRKLSDPDRVKVVNLSTYSTRTSNLADIEIIFAPSSDLAIWNYIAREIVYNHPEMIDEEFVKKHCVFTTGPADIGYGLRPDINHKKYAPSELDTAATEKSKVLSEAEGVTLAYLGLKAGDTLENKNAAKSGAHWQITFEEFKKALAPYTLDFTAKVAKGDPNEDIEEFKKKLKALADLYIEKNRKVVSFWTMGFNQHQRGTWVNEQAYMVHFLLGKQALPGSGAFSLTGQPSACGTAREVGTFVHRLPADMVIENPKHREITEKIWKLPAGTLSGVLASHYVKMMRDLEDGKVKFIWVQVNNPWQNTANANHWIKAAREMDNFIVVSDPYPGISAKVADLILPTAMIYEKWGAYGNAERRTQHWRQQVLPVGEAMPDIWQMMEFSKRFKLKDVWGEKKLNDKVTLPSVLEEAKAMGYSEEDTLFDVLFANEEAKKFSANDPIMENYDNTEVFGDSRKVIGSDGKEFKGYGFFIHKYLWEEYRKFGVGHGHDLADFDTYHRVRGLRWPVVDGKETQWRFNTKFDPYAKKAAPNEKFAFYGNKNAALPTGDLKGVTNKDKTSLANKAKIFFRPYMDPCEMPSKDYPFWLCTGRVLEHWHTGTMTMRVPELYRAVPEALCYMHEDDAKNLGVMQNEIVWVESRRGKVKARVDLKGRNKPPVGLVYVPFFDENVFINKVCLDATCPISKETDYKKCAVKIYKA